From one Nonomuraea polychroma genomic stretch:
- a CDS encoding pectinesterase family protein: MKRPTLLVLLAVVLAAAVPSPATADTPWSGRADGFAGLNALGVDGTTGGAAGPTVTVDNQADLERYATAAEPYVIKVRGSIRMEPYGKEIAVASDKSIVGDGVGAEIVQGGFFLNGVHNVIIRNLTIRDSYVPGDWDGKTKDYDGVQMDGAHHVWIDHNHFTRTGDGLLDIRKDSDYVTVSWNVFSDHNKAVGVGWTPNVVTKVTLHHNWIRGTHQRNASIDNTQAAHWYNNYVQDTAMYGTMIRGGGRLVVENSYYKSVPDPIVAKDPASQVVQRGNVFDGTRGRTDNVGAAFDPSAYYAYRLDPTDRVPAIVTHGAGPLGGQRPEPREITVALDGTGDFASVQAAVGAAPRGAVITVKAGVYREMVRVWAGSRDLTIKGATGNPQDVVITYELPANGAKFYGGTWGTTDSATFGVLGSGITVKDVTLQNAYDESLAAGPAPAVQAAGDRVTFKGTRFLGNEGVYQADGRAYLRDCHVEGDVDIVRGQGTAVLDRCVIKSLGAGTVTAGGSFLIAGSRLEGDAAKSVSLGRSGAGAHVVVRDSWLGAHVKDDPWEGEGRFAEYRNTGPGAAVNADRPQLTDDEARAYTVRAFLGHWTP; encoded by the coding sequence ATGAAACGCCCCACCCTGCTCGTCCTGCTCGCGGTGGTGCTGGCGGCGGCCGTCCCGTCCCCGGCCACGGCGGACACGCCGTGGTCCGGACGCGCCGACGGGTTCGCCGGGCTGAACGCGCTCGGCGTGGACGGCACCACCGGTGGGGCGGCCGGCCCGACCGTGACCGTGGACAACCAGGCCGACCTGGAGCGGTACGCCACGGCAGCGGAGCCGTACGTGATCAAGGTCAGGGGCTCGATCCGCATGGAGCCCTACGGCAAGGAGATCGCGGTCGCCTCCGACAAGAGCATCGTCGGCGACGGCGTCGGCGCCGAGATCGTCCAGGGCGGGTTCTTCCTGAACGGCGTGCACAACGTCATCATCCGCAACCTCACCATCCGCGACTCCTACGTGCCCGGCGACTGGGACGGCAAGACCAAGGACTACGACGGCGTGCAGATGGACGGCGCCCACCACGTGTGGATCGACCACAACCACTTCACCCGCACCGGCGACGGCCTGCTCGACATCCGCAAGGACAGCGACTACGTCACCGTCTCCTGGAACGTCTTCAGCGACCACAACAAGGCCGTCGGCGTCGGCTGGACCCCCAACGTGGTGACCAAGGTGACCCTCCACCACAACTGGATCCGCGGCACCCACCAGCGCAACGCCAGCATCGACAACACCCAGGCCGCGCACTGGTACAACAACTACGTCCAGGACACCGCGATGTACGGCACGATGATCCGCGGCGGCGGCCGCCTGGTCGTCGAGAACAGCTACTACAAGTCGGTGCCCGACCCGATCGTGGCCAAGGACCCCGCCTCCCAGGTGGTCCAGCGCGGCAACGTCTTCGACGGCACCCGGGGCCGCACCGACAACGTGGGCGCTGCCTTCGACCCGTCCGCCTACTACGCCTACAGGCTCGACCCCACAGACCGGGTGCCCGCCATCGTCACTCACGGCGCCGGACCGCTCGGCGGGCAGCGTCCCGAGCCACGCGAGATCACCGTCGCGCTCGACGGCACCGGCGACTTCGCCAGCGTCCAGGCCGCCGTCGGCGCGGCCCCCCGCGGCGCGGTGATCACCGTCAAGGCGGGCGTCTACCGGGAGATGGTCCGGGTGTGGGCGGGCAGCAGGGACCTCACGATCAAGGGCGCGACCGGAAACCCGCAGGACGTGGTCATCACCTACGAGCTGCCCGCGAACGGCGCGAAGTTCTACGGCGGCACGTGGGGGACCACGGACAGCGCCACCTTCGGCGTGCTCGGCAGCGGCATCACCGTCAAGGACGTCACCCTGCAGAACGCCTACGACGAGTCCCTCGCCGCCGGCCCGGCACCGGCCGTGCAGGCCGCCGGTGACCGGGTCACCTTCAAGGGCACCCGGTTCCTCGGCAACGAGGGCGTCTACCAGGCGGACGGCCGCGCCTACCTGCGAGACTGCCACGTGGAAGGCGACGTGGACATCGTCCGCGGCCAGGGCACCGCCGTCCTGGACCGGTGCGTGATCAAGTCGCTCGGCGCCGGCACCGTGACGGCGGGCGGCTCCTTCCTCATCGCCGGCAGCCGGCTGGAAGGCGATGCGGCCAAGTCCGTCTCCCTGGGACGCTCCGGCGCCGGCGCTCACGTCGTGGTCCGCGACTCCTGGCTCGGTGCGCACGTCAAGGACGACCCGTGGGAGGGCGAGGGCCGCTTCGCCGAATACCGCAACACCGGGCCCGGCGCGGCCGTCAACGCCGACCGGCCGCAGCTCACCGACGACGAGGCCCGCGCGTACACGGTCCGGGCCTTCCTGGGGCATTGGACTCCTTAA